A window of the Nyctibius grandis isolate bNycGra1 chromosome 9, bNycGra1.pri, whole genome shotgun sequence genome harbors these coding sequences:
- the IGFBP2 gene encoding insulin-like growth factor-binding protein 2 isoform X2 yields the protein MKSGMKELAVMREKVNEQQRQMGKVGKPHHNHEDSKKSRLSTGRTPCQQELDQVLERISTMRLPDERGPLEHLYSLHIPNCDKHGLYNLKQCKMSVNGQRGECWCVDPIHGKVIQGAPTIRGDPECHLFYTAHEQEDRGAHALRSQ from the exons ATGAAGTCGGGCATGAAGGAGCTGGCGGTTATGAGGGAGAAGGTGAACGAGCAGCAGCGGCAGATGGGCAAAGTCGGCAAGCCCCACCACAACCATGAGGACTCGAAGAAGTCACGGCTGTCGACGGGCAGG ACCCCTtgtcagcaggagctggatCAGGTCCTGGAACGCATCTCCACTATGCGGCTGCCAGATGAGCGAGGTCCCCTGGAGCACCTCTACTCCCTCCACATCCCCAACTGCGACAAGCATGGCTTGTACAATCTCAAACAG TGCAAGATGTCGGTGAATGGGCAGCGCGGCGAGTGCTGGTGTGTGGACCCCATCCATGGGAAGGTGATCCAGGGTGCACCCACCATCCGCGGGGACCCCGAGTGCCACCTCTTCTACACAGCCCATGAGCAGGAGGATCGGGGAGCACACGCCCTGCGGAGCCAGTAG